The following nucleotide sequence is from Ochotona princeps isolate mOchPri1 chromosome 24, mOchPri1.hap1, whole genome shotgun sequence.
TGTTAATCATTGACAATGAGGAGTGCTGAGACTAGAAGTGACTCagtctgggcctggcgtggtggcctggtggttaaagtccttgccttgaatgcgctaggatcccatatgggcaccgattctaatcctggcagccctgcttcccatccagctccctgcttgtggcctgggaagacagtcgaggatggctcaaagccttgggaccctgcacctgtgtgggagacctggaggaagctcctggctccgaatcagcgcagcactggctgttgtggtcacttggggagtgaatcattggacggaaaatcttactctctatctgatcttccaatttaaaaaaaaaaagtgacccaGCCTGCAAAGCTTTCACTTtagatctctttttaaaatttttttaacttgtgttccatctgctggttccccaaaTGTACaccacagacagggctgggccaagcccacgccaagaaccaggaagttaatccaggtctcctaagtgtgCAGGGATCCAGTACATGAGCCATAGCCTGCTGCTTCTCATGTAGGCACCAGCAGGAAGATGCAATTTCAAGTGGAGCTGGAATTTGAAGCCAGCTTTTCCCATACAGGTTGCACAGGGGCCCAGGAATGTTCCAATCACACTGCCAAAGGCTAGTTCCTAGGTTCCTTTCACTAAACTGTGTCAGCATAGCATTTGGCTGGGATTCTTactcctgctgtttcccagaccTCGCCCTGGACCACGGAGTCAAAGTTCCTAGGACAGACAGACTCTGGGACTTGTAGGCAAGTCCCCCAGATAATAGCTGTTACTTGCTCTAAACTTCACCGCTGCCAGGCACTGAggttatcagaaaggcagattgatTGGGCCTGCACCATGACATGGTGGtcaggcctctgcctgtggcactgcttcaatcccagctgctctttacttatggcctagggaagcagcagaggatgcttcgagtccttggacccctgcatccacatggcagatctggaagaagctcctggctcctgatcgtctcagctctggccattgtcatttggggagtggccatttggggattaaacctgtggacagaagatgtctttctttcctctaactctgcctttcaataaaaattattattatttgaggcAGACTGACagggaaagagacacacacacacacacacacacacacatgctcacatactcttccatctgctggttcatttctcaaatagccACCACAGCAAGGTGTGTGACaagctccattctggtctcccacatgcgtggcaggggcccaagcagctaagccatctcccactgtctccccaggcacatcagcaagaagctggattggaagatcAGCGGCCATGACTCAACTGGCATTCTGAAGTGGGATGCGGACATGAGCAGTGGTTTCAACCACATGCCACCATGGCGGCTCCCTGCCCAGGGCCTTTCACCCACTCATTGGCAGATCTGAGGGTGGAGTCAGTgtgcccccactccaccccaggtATCATGGTTGCAGAATCCTGCCTGGCCAGCAATAATCCTGGAGCTGAAGGGCCTGGGAAGGGCAGGGGATTGCCCAGGAAACTGTGCCACAGGTCAGGGCTCACAATCCAGGCCTCTGTGCCCCCTAGAGATAGACAGGGTACACCCAGGGAGGTGGTTGAGCACCCAGCTACCTCAGTCCTCCGAATGGCTCCAGATCACCCACAGGAGGCGGCTGCCCCACCCCAGGGCATGCCACACAGGTTCTCAAGGAATCTGACCAGTGATAGCCAGCCTTACCTTCCTCACCAAGCGGTCCCCCAGGACAGAAGTGTGGTAGTGCGGGGGCACAAGGCTGTAGCTCAGTAAGCCACGCTGCTGCTTCCGTGGCTGGCAGCGCACATCATGGTATGtcccccatccagcttcctgccaatgccccctgggaaggcagctggaaGATGGCATAtggacttgggctcctgtcacccataggagaccaggtggagttgactggtttcagcctggctgaaACTTGGATATTGGGCTacctgggagtgaacctgcagatgggggAGGTCTGATACTCTGTTTTACAAAGAAGTTGGTATatcttgaaaaaatttttttaaaaaaccagggGCCATCTTTCATATCCCTTTTCCAACAGCTCACTCTAGAGTGACAGCTCTGACTTCCCACAACACAGGCTCACAAGAGagcttccttgtttttttttaaatgtcattggggctcagcgccatagcctagcggcgtaagtcctcaccttgcacatgtcaggatcccatatgggcacctgttctaatcccagcagcccgctttcatccagctcactgtttgcagcctggaaaggcagtccaggacggcccaagggcttgggaccctgcacccacatgggagacccagaagctcctggcttcagatcagcacaccgccagccattgtggacacttggggagtacatcagtggacggaagatcttcctctctgtataactgactttccaaaaaaaaaagtctttgtccCGGGGCTGGTgatgtaacaggctaatcctcttcgtgcagcaccagcatctcatatgagtgcctgttacagtcctggctgctctacttgtcatccagttccctgctaacgcacctgggaaagcagtagaagatggcccaaatccttgggcccctgctattcacataggagacccagaagctcctggctcctggctttggatctgcccagctGTAGCTCTTGGGGCAATCTGGCCATCGTGAACCAACTAAGATCTCTTTCTCCACAACctaacttttaagtaaaataaaaaaaaacctttatatatatatatatatatatatatatatatatatatatatatataatatacacacacacacatacatatatatatataaaaatcgttgttccttttatttatttgagaggcaaaaacagaaacagagtgtACACCGACCCACTGGgccactccctaaatgcctgcaaaggccCAAGGTGAGAGTATTACCAGCAGAAAGCTGGCCTTAGGAGTGGGGCCAGGACCCAAAGACAAAAAATTTAGGTATGAGATGCAGACATCAAAACCGGTGGCTTGAACAGCCATGCCAAACGCCCACCCCAGCTTCCTATTTTTTCAAGACTTCCTCCCCTCAACcccatcctccctgccccagagATGAACCATGTCAGGTAAACTCAAGTTCACTCTGAGTGACTTCTGCAAGCACCAAGGCCCAcaacaggcacagcctggcggCAGGTACAGCGTCTGGCAGAGCTGAGAGCTCTGAGGAAGTGCCTGAGAGGACAGGCCCAAGTTGGGGTCCCTGGGAGGAACAGGTGGGAGAGTAGGCAAGCACCAGACTGGCTGGGAGTTGGAATGGATGCCCGCCAGTCCCCTAGCCCCAAAGGGAGAGCGGCCCCGGGGCTGCGAGGCAGCCATCTATCAGTTGATCTACTGTTGCTGTAAAAGCCACAGAACCCCAGCACAGAAAGCAAAAGCGCACACCCCTCTTCCCCTTTACACCTGCCACAGCAGAAGCAGGACCCAGGAGGCCTGCCTCAAGGGGACACAGACTCACCAATATGCGGGGGGTTTCGGGGCCAGGACCCTGTACTCCACAGTGCTGTGTTCCTGTCTACTATACACGCCACACCGGGGCCAGCCTCGGTCCGGGAAACTCCCTTGCCCAACCCCAGGGATCACTTCCCGGCCGTCGGGGGCGGgcccggggcggggcctggcgaCTTAAAGCCCAAGGGCCTTCCGTGCTGCCAGCAGCTCACACACAGCACCCCGCGGTCAAGCCAAGTTGGGGACCTTCTGCCTCAGCCAGCTCAGGGAACCACCTTGCTGGGTCAGAGGGCGGGCTGAATGGAGGGTGCTGGGTTAGCTTCAGCTCCATTTGGCTTTAATTTTCCATGTGGGCTCTCCGCTTCAGCTATCTCAAGGAGACAGGAACACTGCATCTTTTATTTTAGCTCAGGCCCCTAGAGTCCAtgttcaacaacaaaacaaacagcacATGCCCCCTCTCCTGCAAGGAGCTGTGTGGGCCTTCCCGGCACCCCCTTGCAGGATTGTCTAGGCTCCAGTGGCCAGCAATCAGTATTTTCGCTGCCgggggaagaggctgctggccgAGGCCCGAagtggggggctggcagggctgggatcCTCCGAGTCCAGGCTGAAGAGGTCCCTCCCAGTGCGAAGGATCTGTTCCTCTAGCTTCTTGTGTCGCTTCATGTCTGAGAGGACCTTGTCCAGGCGGGCTTCCCGCTTCTGGCTGCGGGCTGAACTCCCTGGATAACAAGGGGCAGGTAAGAAATGCGAGAGGGATTGAAGGAGGCAGCCCTCCCTCTGCCCGGAAGTTCTGAGATAAGGGGTGGGCAGGGAAACCTCTGGAACTGTAGGAAGGCTATCAGCGCAAGACGTGAGCAGTGCCTGCCAGTGAGGGGGCAGGACCAAGTCCCAGAGACGGTCAATGGAGAGGGAAGGACCAAGTCCCAGAGACGGTCaatggagagggaagggggcctgAAGGCTTCCTTCCCCAGATGTGGAATCTTCTAGAGCATTTCCAACAGAGACATGACTGGTGTTTAAAGAATCATTTGCTGGCTGAGACTGGAAGCAGGGAGACCGGCTCGTGTGCTGGCCCAGGCGGGATGGTGGATTGGAGGAAGATGTGTCAATGGGGCGGCAGCAGATGGGGTTGGTAATGTGGGGGAGGCAGAGCCAGCTCatggcacctgctgctggctcAAGGGTCTGGGTAACAGATCAGGAATGACTGCAAAGTCAGACACTAGGGGTGAGAACCAGATCAGAGAACAGGGCTGTGGTTCCGGCAAGTGAGGAAGGGGAGGGACCAGCAACAGAGCTATCTGTAAAGTGTTGTTGTGCCGTGGGTTGGGGGCCCGccccagcagccacctgcagggtGGCACCTGAAGCATCAAGCAAAGGCTTCTGGAAGGGAGCCGTGCTGTGTGTACCTGGCGTGCGTCTCCGATCAATCAGGGCGTCCTTGGGTGTCATCGGTTCATCATCAAAGTCAAATTCCGTGGGCATGTGTGGtctggcagaggcagagagagtgtgtgagtggTGGTCCTCCTCCCAGCACCCGCAGACAGGCCTGCTCATCCCACCAtctgcccccacctcccacttCCCACCCCTGTCCCTGGCATTGGGAAGCAGAGTCCAGGGATGGAGTGTGAAGGTGATGAGCCTGCCCTcacttttcctcctcttcctctttagCTTCCGGCTCTTCATCTGATCTCTCCTCTTCGCTCTGGGCCTCGGGAGTGGGTGGCCGACGGGGCAGGATCTCGGCTTGTAGCTCCACGGTGCCATGGGCAGCCAGCAGTTCATAGAGCCGCTGGATTTCAGAAGGCGGGGGCATCCAGGCCTGCCCTTCCGCTGGCATCTCCACCTCGTCGTCGCTGCAGGGCACGCACCAGTCCTCGGCTTCTCCCTCCgctgcctcctccccagcagcGCTCCGGGCTTCTCCTGGCACCTCCTCCGCCCCACATCCCCCCCGTTCGGCCTCCTCCTGGCCTTCCTCCCCCTCGTCCTCAGCCTTGCTGGCGGAGGCAGAGGGGCCTCCGGTATCCTCCACGGCCAAAGCCTGGAGGCCGGAGGTCACTTCTCCTTCTTCCGACAGAGGTGCCGTCGTGGCGGCTGCCAGGGACATAGGCCCTTAGGGACAAGGGAACCCGGAGGTGACAAGAGATACCAGAGGCCTAAGCCGGGGTCCTTGCCCCGCCCAGGGAGGGGGCTTCCTAGGGGGGTTTGAAGGAGTGTCTCTAACCAGTCAGGGTCTACTGGCAGCGTTCACGGCCAGAAAGCCAGTCCCCGGGAGGGGACTCTGGGGTCCCGTCCAAGGACCCCGCCCACGGCCCGAGGTCCCGTACTACGGCGTTTCCAAGAACCCGCAGCAAGCACTTTCTGAGGCGGCGATGGGCAGGCccactcttcctgcctttccaccGGCCTCGCTCCACACCGGTGCCCGGAGCCCTCTCCCCAGGCCTGGAATTGGGGCCCCGACGACTTAGCTGCTGTACGCACCTGAACCTAACGCCCGCCTCCCGGGTTGCGCAGGGTCACAGTGCGCAGGCGCACAGAAATGGCGCGGGAGGCTATGCTCTAGTGAAAGCTACTGGGGAGACGCAAAGCAAGGGAAGGCTTGCACATGCGCAGACCGACGCTGGGGGGGGGTGAGTGGGTGGGGCAGCCAACAGGTTTTGGCCCACATTAAAGATGGCCACCGAGACGGCGCATGCGTACACCCCACCCACTTGGGCTCTGCCTGTAAGGCGGCAGCACCGCTAGCCGGGCGGGACCGACGCAGGGATGAGACTAGAGGCGCCTCTCATGCAGTCTCCGTTTATTGGTGTTTCAGACTCATGCAGCATCCAGCATACAAAAAGGGAGAATCCGTTTACCTAGTTTTATCCtccttcagatttttttctttttttttcttttttatttttttagaaaacagaatCCCCGCCAGTCCCGACCCACAAGGTAGCTGGGTCTTCAGCAGGTTGCTGCGTGCACCACACCTCCCTCCTAGAAAGGAACGGCAGCGCTCCCCGCCCTTCCCTCGCTCCCTGTCCACCCCCGGGGAGCTTTGGTCCTAATGTTTGGGTTCTTTCTGTACCAAGCCTGAACCCCAATACCTTCAAGAAAGAAACTTGGGATTTGAAAGCCCAGGTGGGCGGGTCAACTCGGAccgcccctcctccctccaaggTGTTCAGAGACAGTGCTTGGCAGACCACCCTAGCACGGGAAGCCTGGCTGGCCAAGCTGTGTGTGGGGGGCCGGGTGGAGAACAGTCAGCGTGCCGGGCCAGAAACCCACTGTCCCAGAccactcccctcctctcccctctcctagcctgatctacacttgatcttagccaaaaagccaAGAAGTGATCCTAGCCTGATCTAAGTGCAGAATGAACAGGTGGAGAAAAGGGTGCTGAGGGGAGATGAGGAGGCTGGAAGAGACTGTGGGTGGCAGAAAGGCAAGGAGGAGAGGACTTAAGACAAGGACAACACCACTAGGTGGGAAAGACTGGGTCAGATGAGGCGGGGAGCTCAGGAGGGAGCACAGAGTGGGAAGATGTTCACAGAGGTTTCCGGAagtgcagggaggggcaggcccAGAGGCCAGAGGGGATGCAGGCAGAAATGCAGGCAGTGGGAGGCCTACGGTTGGCAGAGGAGCCTGGTAGGATGCAGGAACGGGAGAGGAGCTGTAAACAAGGCCGCTGGGGCTCCCTTCGTCCTAGGGGTGGGGGCCGGGGAATTCGACCGGGCTCCCCCCACCAGGGGAGGGATGGACCCATGGCAGCTcccaacaggaagaagaaaagtctCGGAGTGTGggggcagagcccctcacttatACACTGTGGGAAAGGAAggggggaagacagagacaggGCAACAAAGTCGAGGGGACAGACAGGAGAGAGCAGGGCAGGGGTTAGTAAGGCCGCCTTCCACACAACCCCCCAGCCTGCCCCGGCTTGTCCCGCAGCTCTACTCACCGCCCAAGTTGATGACGCAGGAGGCGATGATGATAAGGACACCCCCGACCAGTGCCACGATGCTTAAGAGCTTGGCCACACGACCCAGACGCTGAGCCCCATCCACGTCCCCCTGCTGCAGGCTGTTACGAGACTGGGGTTAGGGAGTAGTGCATAGGTCGGTTCAGGTTGGGAGAAGGCAGCCCAGCaggtaagaagagagagagagagagaaagagatacagtcATCCAGTCCCATGGGCACTGTGGGGACCGGGGAGGGGGAAGGTTGAAGCAGCAGGGCAAGAGGTCTCTCCCACCCATTGGAGAAGGGCACAGCCAGGTCCTGAAGGAGGTAAGCAAGGGCCCTGTCCCTGGGGAAGTGGGATCCCTGCAGAGAGGGGAAGGGACAGCATGGTTACTCGTGTGGTTTCGTGCCAGCGGTGGCCAACAGGACACTGAGAGCCAAGACAGGTGATAGGCCTCCCCCCTCCCgcccctgcccagggccagggTCCCGTGGGGCTCACCATGACAGCATAAGCAAAGGCCACGATGTTGACAGGCCACATGGGGCAGAAACACGACAGGATGGCAAGGATGATGTAGTCTCGAGGTTTCTGGGTACCTTcgcccccctccacccctgccagcTGGGAGCTAGGGTGGCGGCTCAGGCTACCTCGGGGAGATCCCGGGTGCCCACCATGAGCTCTTCCTTTTCGATCCTCCTCAACCAGCTGCTGCAACACCCGAGGGGGAGCCCCgttggctgggggtggggagtgaggcTGGGGGGCTTGGCCCTCTTTCCCATTACCAGCCTCGAGTGGGACCACTACCCCATTTTCTTGCCTTCCCCCCTCATTCTTGGTCAGGCTCTCAGGGGTGTGGTCTTGGCTCAGGGATTCTGGCTGGACAGCCGGcttgaggctgggctggggctcctCCGGCTGGGGAGCAGGCTCTGCGGCTGGCTCAGGTGGGGTCGCCGGCTGCAGCTCGGAGCCCTGATCTGCAGCTGGGGCCTCCCTGCTCTCCTCTGCTGTGGAGGCTGCTTCTTGGCATGCTTCTTGGGGACTGGAGTTGGTCTTGGAGTTCCCTCCTGGGCTAACACTGAGGtctgtggcctgggctggggtctCAGAGGTTTCAGGAGCTGACCCAGCCTTTGGCTCTCCTGAGTCCACGGGGGCCACGTTGGGGTCTGGGTCTGCCTGTTGGGGGGCCTCGGGCTGGGGTGGAACCCCTGTTGGTGGGGCTTCAGAGGGGCCTGGCCCTTCTTGCTGGGTCTCAGGACTCCTTTCCGCCTCGTTTATCTCAGAGACCTCGGAGGTGCTGGCTGCCATCTTGACAGAGGGGCAAGGGGAGAGGGGTCCCTGCGGGCGGGCGGAGGATGGCcagtagaaaaggaagcaaatccTGAAAGAGGAGACAGGCTTCGTGTGAGGAGGCAATGGGCGCGCTGAATGCTGCAGCCCCAAGAGGGCcaggctcctgtctcccagccagCCTCTTGCTACCtctagggagagggagaaaagttGGGGCTTCCTTTCCTTGGGGTGGGATACCCCTGAGGAAGGAATGTCTTTCTCCGAGGCTTTGCGAGCCACCACCCCCCGGGGTGTGGGGGGGAGAATCAACCCTTTACAAACAGGACTCTCCCCGGGGGTCGTCAGGCCAGTAGAGGCACTGGCACCCCCAAATCAGACAGCTGTCCAGGCACCCGGCCAACTCCGCCAAGCAGACGGCAGAGGACCCGACACGCACTCCACGCCCTCTGCATCCTCGTTCTCCGCCTCTGGGAGTGcagggctttttttttgttttttttggttttttttgctgCGTGGTTCAGGTTCCGacgcccccgccccgccctggGGTGCCGAGGTAGCTCCTCTGAGAGCCCCTTCTTGGCCCCTCTCCTAGGGATTCCCTCATCCTCAGTGGGCCGGCACCTTCCTCCCCGCCAGGCGCCCGCATTCCCGTGCAACCCGCCCGCCAGGCGTCGGCCGTCTGTCGGTCCACTCCTACCCGCAGCTTCAGTCTGTCCCCGGCTCACCTCGACGCCGGCCTCCGGCCAGCTCCGCCGCCgagcccctgctgctgcctttgcagCAGCCGCAGCCCGGGAGGGAGCAAGTCAGCGAAGAAAGAGGGAGGCGACgggtcttcccttctctctcctcccgtTTGCTCGTCCCCTCGCCTCCCGTCCCCTCCCCTACGCTCCAGTGCTGCGCGCCGCCCCCGCCCCTCGCACGCCTCCGGCCCCTCCCGGCCAGCCCAAGGGAGTCTCGCGTGCCAGGCCCCGCGTTTCCAGGCAACCGGCCCGGGGACCACTCGCGCCCCCTCCCACGCGCGCCTCCTGGCGGGGCACCTCCTTCCTAAGTCCTCGGCCCCTCCCGCCAACGGTCACCAGGGGTCCTGGCCGAGACCCAGTGAGGATAAACGGAGAAGGGTCTCAGAGGAGATGGATGAGGACCTATCAGACTGGCTGGACTGGTTGGGGGCAGTTCCACAGCAGGAGGAGGGGGCAAAAGGGGCTGGCTGCATAGCAGCAGTATGGGGTTTGGAAAGATAGCCTGCAGAATGAGCGGTCTCCTGACGCCCCCCCCTCGAGGAAGCAGCAAACAGGTACTGGAAGGCTGGGACAGGGGCTAGGCTGGGGCTGCAAGGGTGGCCTGGAGCAGCACCAAGGGGCTGGGCCTTAGGTGCCTGGGCAGACTGAACCGTGCGCACAGCCAGGGGCCAAGTGCATCTTAGTCTGGACTGAGACTGCTCCTAGCCCTAGGGCCTGAGGCTTTCTGCAGCTACACTATCCACCAGCGCCTGCCAAGGCCTGAAGGGTGTGCAGTTACTCTGACAGGGCCAGAGCAAAAGCAAGGGTGCAGTGGGGCACACAGTGTAGCCGTCCACCAGCCATCTGGGCCAGTCCAGATTGGGGATTCCCCACAGAGCAGGGGGACCTGGAACTTGTTCGCCAACACCCCTGGAGTCTTGACCCTTGCATCCCAAATCCTTGCTACAGCTGGGAGAGGTGGGAGTGTGAACCATGGGCCACTCAGAGCTGAGAAAAGGTGGACATGACATCAGACCTTTGGGGGATAGTCTCCTGGGGCTGGGAAAAATTCACTCAacccagaaacagagacaggtttttatttaaaatttattgtaatAGGGTCCGCGCaaaaggagggggtggagggcGGGGGACATGCAGGGGACACAGGAACACGATGACACGGCCAGGGCCATAGCTCTGTCGTGGGGGAAAGGGGCGAAGAGACCagaccagggctggagctggggtggagagggaagggggagaccCCATGGCTGCATTCCCCCTGCCCAGGAAGCACCTCTAGTCCTGGACCCTCTCATTTACCCTGGCCCCCTCGATGCCCCCTCCTGTTCTACCTCTggccctggcagctcctcttcctgctcccctAACCTCCCCCCAACAGATACTCAGTAAGTACCACCTCTACCTTTCCTGTCTGTCCCTTCTCGAATCTCACCTTTCCCTTCCCAGGACAGAATTTTtgattccctccttcctctcctccctccccctgaagaaaaaaaaaaaaagaaaaacaaaacaaaacaaaacaaaaagaaagcaccAACTCCCCAGGGAGGGGCAGCAGACAGTAGTGAGGGAAAGGACCGGAAGGAGTGAGGGCTGTGACAGAAGAGACTCGCAGCCCCTGGGAGGGCCGGGCAGgggtgacagagaggagaaggggaagggCAGTGGCTGCTCCTGTCCTCTGCCATCCCGGCCCGTGGTCCAGGGGGGCTTCAACACAAACCAAGGGCACAGGTGAGTGTAGGGTCATCTCTGGGGCAAGGGGGAGAGGAGCAGGAGACAAATGGTGAAAACCTAGCCAATCCCCTAAGAAAACGCGccttcctccttcctgcaggAGGCTCCCGGGTGGGTGGGGACGCAGTGAGGAGTTGGTGAGCAGAGGGCTGAGGAGACTGTGCCAAAGCACATCCCTCCACTCTCCCCTCCCGCCCACCAACCTGGGGCTCACcagggctgggagggaagtggctgGGAGCTCACGGGCACCCCCTCAGCCCCAGGGAGGGAACCCACAGCTGTGGGAggggctgccactgctgctgctgctgctgctgccgctgctgctgccgccgccgccattGGACAAACCTCGCCGGTACCTGCACGGTGGGGAACACAAGAGCACAGTGCAGGCTGAATGCCTATCACCTCGCCCGTCCCCcagactgcttccccaggacacagcCGTTGCTAACTTCCTGTCTGGTCCCGAGAGCCTCTGGCCTGCATCCTCACCCACACAGAGCAGTTCTGAGGGGCCCTGCTTGGTCCCCGCAGTCTCCCTAACCTGAAGGACAGATGGGGGTGTCCCTGGCCTTCCTGAGCTCCCCTAGTGGGCCCTTGGAGCCCCCTTGTCCCACCCTCCCGCTTCATCCCCCCAGCCATGCCCCACGCCTTGCCTGGTGGGTGCGGGGGTCC
It contains:
- the PAGR1 gene encoding PAXIP1-associated glutamate-rich protein 1; its protein translation is MSLAAATTAPLSEEGEVTSGLQALAVEDTGGPSASASKAEDEGEEGQEEAERGGCGAEEVPGEARSAAGEEAAEGEAEDWCVPCSDDEVEMPAEGQAWMPPPSEIQRLYELLAAHGTVELQAEILPRRPPTPEAQSEEERSDEEPEAKEEEEEKPHMPTEFDFDDEPMTPKDALIDRRRTPGSSARSQKREARLDKVLSDMKRHKKLEEQILRTGRDLFSLDSEDPSPASPPLRASASSLFPRQRKY
- the PRRT2 gene encoding proline-rich transmembrane protein 2; protein product: MAASTSEVSEINEAERSPETQQEGPGPSEAPPTGVPPQPEAPQQADPDPNVAPVDSGEPKAGSAPETSETPAQATDLSVSPGGNSKTNSSPQEACQEAASTAEESREAPAADQGSELQPATPPEPAAEPAPQPEEPQPSLKPAVQPESLSQDHTPESLTKNEGGRQENGVVVPLEAGNGKEGQAPQPHSPPPANGAPPRVLQQLVEEDRKGRAHGGHPGSPRGSLSRHPSSQLAGVEGGEGTQKPRDYIILAILSCFCPMWPVNIVAFAYAVMSRNSLQQGDVDGAQRLGRVAKLLSIVALVGGVLIIIASCVINLGVYK